The Sphingobium aromaticiconvertens genome has a segment encoding these proteins:
- a CDS encoding FtsB family cell division protein, which yields MAQIAKLRMLLFSALGPAIAILLLLFFAAYAVLGPSGILAWGDYARQLRVARVHLAQVQAERREMKNRVDLLNPRRVDPDLSDELIRRQLGVVHQDEVIIPLN from the coding sequence ATGGCGCAGATCGCTAAACTTCGCATGTTGCTGTTTTCGGCCCTTGGGCCGGCGATCGCCATCCTGCTGCTGCTCTTCTTCGCCGCCTATGCGGTGTTGGGGCCAAGCGGGATATTGGCGTGGGGCGACTATGCGCGGCAATTGCGCGTCGCTCGGGTCCATCTGGCACAGGTGCAGGCAGAGCGGCGGGAAATGAAGAATCGCGTCGATCTGCTCAATCCGCGACGCGTGGACCCGGACCTCAGCGACGAACTTATCCGTCGCCAACTGGGTGTGGTCCATCAGGACGAGGTCATCATCCCTCTCAACTGA